The Bradyrhizobium sp. WBAH42 genome includes a window with the following:
- a CDS encoding catechol 2,3-dioxygenase, translated as MQPEPILDLAHLGHMELLTPKPDESLKFFVDVMGMTVSGQKGESVYLRGWDDYERYSLKLTAAKTSGMGHMALRARSQQALERRVAALKGSGFDIGWSDGDMGQGPTFRCRDPDGHIVELYYETEWYQAPPELKPALKNQAQRFPARGVNVRRLDHLNCLAVDIKANREFFETYLGCRLTEQIVLNNGREAAMWLTMSNKSYDFAYSLDHSGVPGRFHHVTYALDSREEILRAADIFLENGIHIETGPHKHAIQQTFFLYVYEPGGNRVEVANAGARLILAPDWKPIVWTEEERKKGQAWGLKTIESFHTHGTPPVEVTKHA; from the coding sequence ATGCAGCCCGAACCGATCCTCGATCTCGCCCATCTCGGCCACATGGAGCTGCTGACGCCGAAGCCGGACGAGAGCCTGAAATTCTTCGTCGATGTGATGGGCATGACGGTCAGCGGACAGAAGGGTGAGTCGGTCTATTTGCGCGGCTGGGACGATTACGAGCGCTATTCGCTCAAGCTCACGGCGGCGAAGACCTCGGGCATGGGCCACATGGCGCTGCGTGCGCGCAGCCAGCAGGCGCTGGAGCGGCGCGTCGCCGCGCTGAAGGGATCCGGCTTCGACATCGGCTGGAGCGACGGCGACATGGGGCAGGGGCCGACGTTCCGCTGCCGCGATCCCGATGGCCATATCGTCGAGCTCTATTACGAGACCGAATGGTATCAGGCGCCGCCCGAACTCAAGCCTGCGCTGAAGAACCAGGCACAGCGCTTTCCCGCTCGCGGCGTCAATGTCCGCCGCCTCGACCATCTCAACTGCCTTGCCGTCGACATCAAGGCCAACCGCGAGTTCTTCGAGACCTATCTCGGCTGCCGCCTCACCGAGCAGATCGTGCTCAACAACGGCCGTGAGGCCGCGATGTGGCTGACGATGTCAAACAAGAGCTACGATTTCGCCTATTCGCTCGATCATTCGGGCGTGCCGGGCCGCTTCCACCACGTCACCTACGCCCTCGACAGTCGCGAGGAGATTCTGCGCGCCGCCGACATTTTTCTCGAGAACGGCATTCACATCGAGACCGGGCCGCACAAGCACGCGATCCAGCAGACCTTCTTCCTCTATGTCTACGAGCCCGGCGGCAACCGCGTCGAAGTCGCCAATGCCGGCGCGCGCCTTATCCTGGCGCCCGACTGGAAGCCGATCGTGTGGACCGAGGAGGAGCGCAAGAAGGGCCAGGCCTGGGGATTGAAGACGATCGAGTCCTTTCACACCCACGGCACGCCGCCGGTGGAGGTGACGAAGCACGCCTAA
- a CDS encoding molybdopterin cofactor-binding domain-containing protein yields the protein MASYVSNGAERAGSLIVARSVDEVTSETFVRITADGSVTAYNGHVDLGTGIRTALGQIVAEELDVSFARVVVVLGDTAVVPNQGATIASETIQITAVPLRKAAAQARHFLIARAAERLELPAADLEIEDGLVRGHDNRSVSYGELIAGEEIRLELEDDVAVKSVGDYAIVGHSVPRVDVPAKATGELTFVHDIRVPGMLHGRVVRPPYAGVDAGPFVGTSLLAVDESSVRDIPGIVAVVHIGDFVGVVAEREENAIRAAEQLKLSWKPTPSLTDLADVETALRANPSTPRTLIDKGEVDKAIAGAAKPMQRTYVWPYQMHASIGPSCAVADFQDGNIRVWSGTQNPHVLRSDLALLIERPESEIEVIRLEAAGCYGRNCADDVTADALLLSRAVGRPVRVQLTREQEHAWEPKGTAQLIDVNGGLNADGGIAGYDLATRYPSNAAPTLALLLTGRLSPEPAVLQMGDRTAIPPYDYEHMRVVAHDTPPIVRASWFRGVSALPNTFAHESYIDEAATEAGVDPIEYRLRYLKDPRAVDLVNAVAERAGWMPRPVREDKDGEVVHGRGFAYALYVHSKFPGYGAAWSAWVADVAVNKTTGDVSVTRVVAGQDSGLMINPDGVRHQIQGNVIQSTSRALMEEVSFERGAVAAREWGAYPIIPFPDVPKIDVLMLPRQDQPPLGVGESASVPSAAAIANAIFDATGVRFREPPFTPERILKGLHGEAPATPQSLPPPAASPPSRIWENPFARRAGIFATIAAVCTAAIGIGAALLPGRAIAPIARPDPSVYSAATIARGEQLAALGNCAECHTEIGGAANAGGRALETPFGTIYATNITPDVETGIGAWSYPAFERAMRDGLHRDGRQLYPAFPYTHFAKTSDSDLQALYAYLMAQPAVRATTPANTLAFPFNLRPLLAGWNALFHRTPDFKPDPSKSEAWNRGAYLVEGLGHCSACHSPRNALGAEQRNAYLAGGFAEGWEAPALTSLSHAPIPWSENELYAYLRTGHSRYHGVAAGPMAPIVRDLKALPDQDIRAMAVYLNSFNDTAVDHQAQDALAAKLENATQVTVASSAGARLYQGACAVCHEVGGLPLFGTRPSLALNSNLHSATSDNLIQVILHGIAEPVSSDLGYMPAFRNSMSDTQIEELVSFLRRQFAPDKPAWTGVRETVARVRAFAN from the coding sequence ATGGCCTCCTATGTTTCGAACGGAGCTGAGCGCGCAGGTTCGCTCATCGTCGCCCGCAGCGTGGACGAGGTCACATCCGAGACCTTCGTCCGCATCACCGCGGACGGTTCGGTCACGGCCTATAACGGCCATGTCGATCTCGGCACCGGCATCCGCACTGCGCTGGGCCAGATCGTCGCCGAAGAGCTCGACGTGTCCTTTGCGCGCGTCGTCGTCGTGCTCGGCGACACGGCCGTGGTACCGAACCAGGGCGCGACGATCGCGAGCGAGACCATCCAGATCACCGCCGTTCCCCTGCGCAAGGCCGCAGCGCAGGCGAGGCACTTCTTGATCGCACGCGCGGCCGAACGGCTGGAACTGCCGGCCGCCGATCTCGAGATCGAGGACGGCCTCGTGCGCGGACATGACAACCGCAGCGTCAGCTATGGCGAGCTGATCGCCGGCGAAGAGATCCGGCTCGAGCTCGAAGACGACGTCGCCGTGAAATCTGTCGGCGATTACGCCATCGTCGGCCACTCCGTCCCGCGTGTCGACGTGCCAGCCAAGGCCACGGGCGAATTGACCTTCGTCCATGACATCCGCGTACCGGGCATGCTGCATGGCCGCGTGGTGCGCCCGCCCTATGCCGGTGTCGATGCCGGCCCGTTCGTCGGCACCAGCCTGCTCGCGGTCGACGAATCCTCGGTGCGCGACATTCCCGGCATCGTCGCCGTCGTCCACATCGGCGATTTCGTCGGTGTCGTTGCCGAGCGCGAGGAGAATGCGATTCGCGCCGCCGAACAGCTCAAGCTGAGCTGGAAGCCGACGCCCTCCCTCACCGATCTTGCCGATGTCGAGACCGCGCTGCGCGCCAATCCGTCGACGCCGCGCACGCTGATCGACAAGGGCGAGGTCGACAAGGCAATTGCGGGCGCGGCCAAGCCGATGCAGCGCACTTACGTCTGGCCGTATCAGATGCACGCCTCGATCGGCCCGTCGTGCGCGGTTGCCGATTTCCAGGACGGCAATATCCGCGTCTGGTCGGGCACGCAGAACCCGCACGTGCTGCGCAGCGATCTGGCGCTGCTGATCGAGCGCCCCGAGAGCGAGATCGAGGTGATCCGGCTGGAGGCCGCCGGCTGCTACGGCCGCAACTGCGCCGACGATGTCACCGCCGATGCGCTGCTGCTGTCGCGCGCCGTCGGCCGTCCCGTCCGCGTCCAGCTGACGCGCGAGCAGGAGCATGCCTGGGAGCCCAAGGGGACTGCCCAGCTAATCGACGTCAATGGTGGCCTCAACGCTGACGGCGGCATTGCCGGGTACGACCTTGCTACGCGCTATCCCTCGAATGCCGCGCCGACGCTGGCGCTGCTGCTGACCGGCCGCCTTTCGCCCGAACCTGCGGTGCTCCAGATGGGCGACCGCACCGCGATCCCGCCCTACGATTACGAGCACATGCGCGTCGTCGCCCACGACACGCCGCCGATCGTGCGTGCCTCCTGGTTTCGCGGCGTCTCGGCCCTGCCGAACACTTTTGCGCATGAATCCTATATCGACGAGGCCGCAACCGAAGCCGGCGTCGATCCCATCGAATATCGCCTGCGCTATCTGAAGGACCCGCGCGCGGTCGATCTGGTCAATGCGGTCGCCGAGCGCGCGGGCTGGATGCCGCGGCCGGTCCGCGAGGACAAGGACGGTGAGGTCGTGCATGGCCGCGGCTTTGCGTATGCGCTCTACGTCCACAGCAAGTTTCCGGGCTATGGCGCGGCGTGGTCGGCGTGGGTTGCCGACGTCGCGGTGAACAAGACGACCGGCGACGTCAGCGTGACACGCGTCGTCGCGGGGCAGGACTCCGGGTTGATGATCAACCCGGACGGCGTGCGCCACCAAATCCAGGGCAACGTCATCCAATCCACCAGCCGCGCGCTGATGGAAGAGGTGTCGTTCGAGCGCGGTGCGGTGGCCGCGCGTGAATGGGGCGCGTATCCGATCATCCCCTTCCCCGACGTTCCCAAGATCGACGTGCTGATGCTGCCGCGGCAGGATCAGCCGCCGCTCGGCGTCGGCGAGTCCGCCTCGGTGCCGAGCGCAGCCGCGATCGCGAACGCCATCTTCGATGCCACCGGCGTGCGCTTTCGCGAGCCGCCGTTCACGCCTGAGCGAATCCTCAAGGGATTGCACGGCGAAGCACCGGCGACGCCGCAGTCCCTGCCCCCGCCCGCAGCCTCGCCTCCGTCTCGTATCTGGGAAAATCCGTTCGCCAGGCGCGCCGGCATCTTCGCAACGATTGCAGCCGTCTGCACCGCCGCGATCGGCATCGGCGCGGCGCTTCTTCCCGGCCGCGCGATTGCACCCATCGCGCGCCCCGATCCGTCGGTCTATTCAGCGGCAACGATCGCGCGCGGAGAGCAGCTTGCCGCGCTCGGCAATTGCGCGGAATGCCACACCGAGATCGGCGGCGCAGCAAATGCCGGCGGTCGCGCCTTGGAAACACCGTTCGGCACGATCTACGCGACCAACATCACGCCCGACGTCGAGACCGGGATCGGTGCCTGGTCCTACCCCGCATTCGAGCGCGCCATGCGCGATGGCCTGCATCGCGACGGACGCCAGCTCTATCCCGCCTTCCCCTACACGCATTTTGCAAAGACCAGCGATTCCGATCTGCAGGCGCTCTACGCTTACCTGATGGCGCAACCTGCGGTGCGCGCGACGACGCCGGCCAACACGCTGGCCTTCCCGTTCAATCTCCGCCCGCTGCTGGCGGGCTGGAATGCGCTGTTCCACCGAACGCCCGACTTCAAGCCCGACCCCTCAAAGTCCGAGGCTTGGAATCGCGGTGCTTATCTGGTCGAGGGCCTCGGCCATTGCAGCGCCTGCCATTCGCCGCGCAACGCGCTCGGCGCCGAGCAACGCAACGCCTATCTCGCCGGCGGCTTCGCCGAGGGCTGGGAAGCGCCGGCGCTGACCTCGCTCTCGCACGCGCCGATCCCGTGGAGCGAGAATGAGCTGTACGCCTATTTGCGCACCGGCCATTCGCGTTACCACGGCGTCGCCGCCGGCCCGATGGCACCGATCGTCCGGGACCTCAAGGCGCTGCCCGACCAGGACATCCGTGCGATGGCGGTCTATCTCAACTCGTTCAATGACACCGCGGTCGACCACCAGGCGCAGGATGCGCTGGCCGCCAAGCTCGAAAATGCAACGCAAGTGACCGTCGCCTCCTCCGCCGGCGCGCGCCTCTATCAAGGCGCCTGCGCCGTCTGCCACGAGGTCGGCGGCCTGCCGCTGTTCGGCACTAGGCCTTCGCTCGCGCTCAACAGCAACCTGCACAGCGCCACGTCGGACAATCTCATACAGGTCATCCTGCACGGCATCGCGGAGCCCGTCTCGAGCGATCTCGGCTACATGCCCGCGTTCAGGAACAGCATGAGCGACACCCAGATCGAGGAGCTCGTCAGCTTCCTGCGCCGGCAGTTCGCGCCGGACAAGCCGGCCTGGACTGGCGTGCGCGAGACGGTTGCAAGGGTGCGCGCCTTCGCCAATTAG
- a CDS encoding (2Fe-2S)-binding protein — translation MTQTPIRLTVNGRIHEVTAARDTPLLYVLRNELALNGPKYGCGLGECGTCTVLIDGLAARSCVIPVTGCAGRDIVTLEGLGTSDKPDVVQQAFIDEQAAQCGYCLNGMIMTTKALLAINPRPTEQEALAALRYNLCRCGTHVEILRAVMRASSQLTEAAD, via the coding sequence ATGACGCAGACACCGATCCGCCTCACCGTGAACGGCAGGATCCACGAGGTCACGGCAGCGCGGGACACGCCGCTGCTCTATGTGCTGCGCAATGAGCTCGCGCTGAACGGCCCGAAATACGGCTGCGGCTTGGGGGAATGCGGCACCTGTACTGTCCTGATCGACGGACTGGCGGCACGCTCCTGCGTGATTCCGGTGACCGGCTGCGCCGGCCGCGACATCGTGACGCTCGAAGGCCTCGGCACAAGCGACAAGCCCGACGTCGTGCAGCAGGCCTTCATCGACGAGCAGGCCGCACAATGCGGCTATTGTCTCAACGGCATGATCATGACCACCAAGGCGCTGCTCGCGATTAATCCGCGGCCGACCGAGCAGGAGGCGCTGGCGGCGCTGCGCTACAATCTTTGCCGCTGCGGCACGCATGTCGAGATCCTCCGCGCGGTGATGCGCGCCTCTAGCCAGCTCACCGAGGCCGCAGATTGA
- a CDS encoding 6-hydroxynicotinate reductase, whose amino-acid sequence MVTETTSAVIDKIRCDACPVMCYIKPGAAGACDRYANHDGKLVRVDPHVILERTVSHGGKLVPFSRTEDWDGKIVHEPSTFVTAIGAGTTYPDYKPAPFIVSAEVDGVDMVTVVTEGIFSYCGIKVKIDTDRYLGPETATVRAQGEAVGHVTTSEYGSQMLSLGGVHHLTGGSKKEGRVTCDTLMDLANCKAVELTIDGGATVVVQAGQPPIVNGVKEERMRVGCGSATIGMFAKQWHGKVDEVVVVDDHITGVLSEHQAGKLLDIADTGIKMKGRRSTPGRYFQVADPGTGWGGTNISDPLSILGPFDAKEAKPGLTMLMVSTTGEHSSYYVLDEALKPVETEMPADLKFSVERIQENCEPALCTVLFMAGAGGSLRAGVTDNPVRLTRSVKDALTRVTSGGAPVYVWPGGGITYMVDVTQMPSGAFGYVPTPALVAPIEFTMKLSDYAALGGHMDYVKPLSEVQNGDDVRQLPWQNPIPGPRT is encoded by the coding sequence ATGGTGACAGAAACGACGAGCGCCGTCATCGACAAGATCCGCTGCGATGCTTGTCCGGTGATGTGCTACATCAAGCCGGGCGCGGCGGGGGCCTGCGATCGCTATGCCAATCACGACGGCAAGCTCGTCCGCGTCGATCCGCACGTCATCCTGGAGCGCACCGTCTCGCACGGCGGCAAGCTCGTCCCGTTCAGCCGCACCGAGGACTGGGACGGCAAGATCGTCCATGAGCCCTCGACTTTCGTGACGGCGATCGGCGCAGGCACGACCTATCCCGACTACAAGCCGGCGCCGTTCATCGTTTCGGCAGAGGTCGACGGCGTCGACATGGTGACCGTCGTCACGGAGGGCATCTTCTCCTATTGCGGCATCAAGGTGAAGATCGACACCGACCGCTATCTCGGCCCGGAGACTGCAACCGTGCGCGCGCAGGGCGAGGCGGTCGGCCATGTCACCACCAGCGAATACGGCTCGCAGATGCTGTCGCTCGGCGGCGTGCATCATCTCACCGGCGGCTCCAAGAAGGAGGGCCGGGTCACCTGCGACACGCTGATGGACCTCGCCAATTGCAAGGCGGTGGAGCTGACCATCGACGGCGGCGCCACCGTGGTGGTGCAGGCCGGCCAGCCGCCGATCGTCAACGGCGTGAAGGAAGAGCGCATGCGCGTCGGCTGCGGCTCGGCGACGATCGGCATGTTCGCCAAGCAATGGCACGGCAAGGTGGACGAGGTCGTCGTGGTCGACGACCACATCACCGGCGTGCTCTCGGAGCACCAGGCCGGCAAGCTGCTCGACATCGCCGACACCGGCATCAAGATGAAGGGCCGCCGCTCGACGCCCGGCCGCTATTTCCAGGTGGCCGATCCCGGCACGGGCTGGGGCGGCACCAACATCTCCGATCCCTTGTCGATCCTGGGCCCGTTCGATGCCAAGGAAGCAAAGCCCGGTTTGACCATGCTGATGGTCTCCACCACCGGCGAGCATTCGTCCTATTACGTACTCGACGAGGCCCTGAAGCCGGTCGAGACCGAGATGCCGGCCGACTTGAAGTTCTCGGTCGAGCGGATCCAGGAAAACTGCGAGCCCGCGCTGTGCACGGTGCTGTTCATGGCAGGCGCGGGCGGCTCGCTGCGCGCCGGCGTCACCGACAACCCGGTGCGGCTGACGCGCTCGGTCAAGGACGCGCTGACGCGTGTCACCAGCGGCGGTGCGCCGGTCTATGTCTGGCCCGGCGGCGGCATCACCTACATGGTCGATGTGACGCAGATGCCGTCAGGCGCGTTCGGCTACGTGCCGACACCGGCCCTGGTCGCGCCGATCGAGTTCACGATGAAGCTGTCCGACTATGCCGCGCTCGGCGGGCACATGGATTATGTGAAACCGCTCTCCGAGGTGCAGAACGGCGACGATGTCCGCCAGTTGCCCTGGCAGAACCCGATTCCAGGGCCCCGCACATGA
- a CDS encoding UPF0280 family protein, whose translation MTRRPQIALLSDGRRLHLQDGPIDLIVEARGRADAVRAAYEAAALRFTGLLDELCAELPELRSAAGRRTSLKGVVARRMHAAVVPYAADCFITPMAAVAGSVAEEILAAMLRAATLDRAYVNNGGDIALHLGKGEQFSVGLMDRPDRDGVMRTMRIDADDPVRGVATSGRHGRSFSLGIADAVTVLAETASQADAAATVIANAVDLPGHPAIIRKPANELQPDSDLGGRLVTCDVGELSHHEIAAALESGAECARHLFDRRLIEGAVLQLCGDMLVIGPKDIERLESRPRQLENAVHA comes from the coding sequence ATGACCAGGCGCCCGCAAATCGCATTGCTGTCTGATGGCCGGCGGCTGCATTTGCAGGATGGACCGATCGATCTGATCGTCGAGGCGAGGGGACGTGCGGATGCGGTGCGAGCGGCCTATGAGGCTGCGGCGCTGCGGTTTACCGGATTGCTCGACGAGCTTTGCGCGGAGCTGCCCGAATTGCGGTCCGCCGCCGGGAGGCGGACGTCGCTAAAGGGCGTCGTCGCGCGCCGCATGCATGCCGCGGTGGTGCCCTATGCCGCCGATTGCTTCATCACGCCGATGGCGGCCGTGGCCGGTAGCGTCGCGGAGGAAATTCTGGCTGCGATGCTGCGCGCTGCGACGCTCGATCGGGCTTACGTCAACAATGGCGGCGACATCGCGCTGCATCTCGGCAAGGGCGAGCAATTTTCGGTCGGGCTGATGGATCGCCCCGACCGCGACGGCGTCATGCGGACGATGCGGATCGATGCGGACGATCCGGTGCGGGGCGTTGCGACCAGCGGCCGGCACGGCCGCAGCTTTTCGCTCGGGATCGCCGACGCCGTGACAGTGCTGGCGGAGACCGCTTCGCAAGCCGATGCGGCCGCGACCGTGATCGCCAATGCCGTCGATCTTCCCGGACATCCCGCCATCATCCGCAAGCCTGCGAACGAGCTTCAGCCCGACAGCGATCTGGGCGGACGCCTCGTGACGTGCGATGTCGGCGAGCTGTCTCACCATGAGATCGCCGCCGCGCTCGAATCTGGCGCAGAATGTGCACGGCATTTATTCGATCGTCGGCTGATCGAGGGTGCCGTGCTGCAGCTTTGTGGTGATATGCTTGTCATCGGACCGAAAGATATTGAGCGGCTGGAATCGCGCCCGCGTCAGCTGGAGAACGCGGTTCATGCCTGA
- a CDS encoding amino acid synthesis family protein: MSAIIRKIVTVVEETQMEMGRQVSPPTRRAAAIAVIENPFAGRYVEDLSPLIAIGEELGELLSKRAVAALGIDGAKAHSYGKAAAVGENGELEHAAAILHPKMGAPVRKVLGKGAALIPSSKKRSGPGTTLDIPLGHKDAAFVRSHFDGMEVQINDAPRANEIMVAVAVTDSGRPLPRVGGLTVAEIKGEDGLR, encoded by the coding sequence ATGAGCGCGATCATCCGCAAGATCGTCACTGTCGTCGAAGAGACGCAGATGGAGATGGGCCGACAGGTATCACCGCCGACCCGGCGTGCTGCGGCGATTGCCGTCATCGAGAATCCGTTTGCCGGAAGATACGTCGAGGATCTTTCGCCGCTGATCGCGATCGGCGAGGAGCTGGGCGAGCTCTTGTCGAAACGCGCGGTGGCGGCGCTCGGCATCGATGGCGCCAAGGCGCACAGCTACGGCAAGGCCGCGGCGGTCGGCGAGAACGGCGAGCTGGAGCATGCCGCCGCGATCCTCCACCCCAAGATGGGCGCGCCGGTGCGCAAGGTTCTGGGCAAGGGCGCGGCGCTGATCCCCTCGTCGAAGAAGCGCAGCGGTCCGGGCACGACGCTGGACATCCCGCTCGGGCACAAGGACGCGGCCTTCGTGCGCAGTCATTTCGACGGTATGGAAGTGCAGATCAACGACGCGCCGCGTGCCAACGAGATCATGGTCGCGGTCGCCGTCACCGACAGCGGCCGTCCGCTGCCGCGGGTCGGCGGGCTGACGGTTGCGGAGATCAAGGGCGAAGACGGTCTGAGATAG
- a CDS encoding ABC transporter substrate-binding protein → MRARNYFVGAAFALLASGMAHSALAQDIKIGEINSYSLLPAFTEPYRKGWQLAVEEVNAAGGINGKKLVVISKDDGGKPADAQTAANELVSSEGVAMLAGTFLSNIGLAVSDFANQKKVFFLAAEPLTDAITWSKGNRYTFRLRPSNYMQAAMLVEAASKLPAKRWATIAPNYEYGQSAVAVFKKLMSEKRPDIQWVDEQWPPQGKIDAGPVVQAVAAANPEAILNVTFGADLVKLVREGNTRGLFKGREVVSFLTGEPEYLDPLKDETPEGWIVTGYPWYSIKTPEHDAFLKAYQAKYNDYPRLGSIVGYQTIKSAAAILAKAGSTDPEKLIAAAEGLTTPSPFGEITFRKIDHQSTLGAYVGKTALKDGKGVMVESSYKKGADYLPGDAEVEKLRPKD, encoded by the coding sequence ATGCGAGCAAGAAATTACTTCGTCGGCGCGGCCTTCGCGCTTCTGGCGAGCGGCATGGCTCATTCGGCCCTGGCGCAGGACATCAAGATCGGCGAGATCAACAGCTATTCGCTGCTGCCGGCGTTCACCGAGCCCTATCGCAAGGGCTGGCAGCTTGCGGTCGAGGAAGTCAACGCGGCCGGCGGCATCAATGGCAAGAAGCTCGTCGTCATCTCCAAGGACGACGGCGGCAAGCCGGCGGACGCGCAGACCGCGGCCAACGAGCTCGTCTCGAGCGAGGGCGTCGCGATGCTCGCCGGCACGTTCCTGTCGAACATCGGTCTTGCGGTCTCTGATTTCGCCAACCAGAAGAAGGTGTTCTTCCTCGCGGCCGAGCCGCTCACGGACGCCATCACCTGGTCCAAGGGCAACAGGTACACCTTCCGCCTGCGCCCCTCCAACTACATGCAGGCTGCGATGCTGGTGGAAGCCGCCAGCAAGCTGCCCGCAAAACGCTGGGCGACGATTGCGCCGAACTACGAGTACGGCCAGTCGGCGGTCGCGGTGTTCAAGAAGCTGATGTCGGAGAAGCGCCCCGACATCCAGTGGGTCGACGAGCAATGGCCGCCGCAGGGCAAGATCGACGCCGGCCCGGTGGTGCAGGCGGTTGCCGCGGCAAATCCGGAAGCGATCCTCAACGTGACGTTCGGCGCGGACCTCGTCAAGCTCGTGCGTGAAGGCAACACGCGTGGCCTGTTTAAGGGGCGCGAGGTGGTCTCCTTCCTGACCGGCGAGCCCGAATATCTCGACCCGCTCAAGGACGAGACGCCGGAGGGCTGGATCGTCACCGGCTATCCCTGGTACTCGATCAAGACTCCCGAGCATGATGCGTTCCTGAAGGCGTATCAGGCCAAGTACAACGACTATCCGCGCCTCGGCTCGATCGTCGGTTACCAGACCATCAAGTCGGCCGCCGCGATTCTGGCGAAGGCCGGCTCGACTGATCCGGAGAAGCTGATTGCCGCTGCGGAGGGGCTGACGACGCCGTCGCCGTTCGGCGAGATCACCTTCCGCAAGATCGACCACCAGTCGACGCTCGGCGCTTACGTCGGCAAGACCGCGCTGAAGGACGGCAAGGGCGTGATGGTGGAGTCGTCCTACAAGAAGGGCGCGGACTATCTGCCTGGCGATGCCGAAGTCGAGAAGCTGCGTCCGAAGGATTGA